Proteins from a single region of Trichoplusia ni isolate ovarian cell line Hi5 chromosome 9 unlocalized genomic scaffold, tn1 tig00003240_group8, whole genome shotgun sequence:
- the LOC113506312 gene encoding uncharacterized protein LOC113506312 has product MRARAWSWWAALLLGAVGARELDPAACAPRFDVQHDKIIRTEESREMGARYLSELDVGARHECLRLCCETDSCDVFVYEEKVGLRWFPLLTVAVQYRQLIR; this is encoded by the coding sequence ATGCGGGCGCGAGCCTGGTCCTGGTGGGCGGCGCTGCTGCTGGGCGCGGTGGGCGCGCGCGAGCTGGACCCCGCCGCGTGTGCGCCGCGCTTCGATGTACAGCACGATAAGATTATCCGCACGGAGGAGTCGCGCGAGATGGGCGCGCGGTACCTCTCCGAGCTGGACGTGGGCGCGCGCCACGAGTGCCTGCGCCTGTGCTGCGAGACGGACTCCTGCGACGTGTTCGTCTACGAGGAGAAGGTCGGTCTCCGCTGGTTCCCGCTGTTAACGGTAGCTGTACAGTACCGACAGCTTATCCGCTAG